The Chryseobacterium glaciei DNA window GTATCTGGGTTAATTCTTTTCTTTACAGCCTCAAGATATACTTGCCCGTAAGGAGAATCACCAATATTCAGCGCAAAATTATTAAACTTTCTCCCTTTAAATTTTCCATCCAAAACATAGGGAATAACAGCCTGCCCCCCTCGGGAATCTCCCAAAATCATATCGGAAGGGTTGGGCCCTGTATAATGTCTGTAATTATCATCAGTATTACCGTCTGCATAAGTTCCTAAGAACAGCATAACGCCAATAACTCCAATAATATAAAATGATATTTTAAATAAAAACTTTTTCATTAGAACTGTTCATAGATGAAACTTCCGTTACCAAACACACCGTAATACATAATCAGAAAAATAAGAAAAACATAAAAACTCCTTCTTACCATTGGTTTAAATCTGCTGATTTCCAAGCCGTGTTCCTGCTCTTTATTAATCCAGTCAATTAATATGATAACTCCGATTAACCCTAAAATTTTAATTTTAATAAACTGCGGAATTGAGAAAAGTGAAAGACTGAAAATTCTTCCATACATCCCAAAAGCATCTCTTAAACTAGGAGCCACAAACAGAATCAAAGCAAAACAAACCAAAATCATTGTATAAACGATATTCCCAAATTCTTTAAATGTAGGAATTGTATTAGATAATTTTTTCTTTTTATTAATCTGATTATTAACAACTAACGGAACATAATACAGCCCTTGCAAAGCTCCGTAAACAATGAAAGTCCAATTTGCTCCGTGCCAAAAACCTACGATTACAAAATTCAGAAAAACGGCAAGCATTAATCCCTTTTTATCATAATCTCTGAACTGTATTACCAAAGGTGTGAAGACATATTCTGTTAGCCAAGAAGTCAATGAAATATGCCATTTTCGCCAATAATCTGCAATATTCTGAGCAAAAAGAGGAAAGGCAAAGTTCTTAGTTGTTTTAAAACCTAAAAGTTTTGCGATACCAATGGCCATATCCGAATATCCTGAAAAATCAGCATACATCTGGAATAGAAAAAGCACAGCTCCAAAAGCAATCGTACTCCCCGAAAGATGTTCGTAGTTTTGGAATATATTCTCAGTAATAGGTGAAATACTATTAGAAACAACCAATTTTTTGAATGCTCCCAAAAGAATCTGCCTTGCAGCATCAGAACCATTTTCTATTGTAAAAACTCTTTCTTTTTTCAACTGTGGAAGTAATAATCCACCTTTGTCGATAGGACCGGAAGTCATACTCGGGAAAAAAGAAATGTAGTTGAAAA harbors:
- a CDS encoding MBOAT family O-acyltransferase — encoded protein: MQFTSLVFILFFPVVFAIYWWVLRKNLKAQNIFLLLASYVFYASWDWRFLILLVASSAICYYLGLKISEAEDLKRKKLWVNLGLLFSVGTLFYFKYFNFFIESFADLFGIKNDLTLKIILPLGISFYTFRMISYILDIKNNKLKAETDALIFFNYISFFPSMTSGPIDKGGLLLPQLKKERVFTIENGSDAARQILLGAFKKLVVSNSISPITENIFQNYEHLSGSTIAFGAVLFLFQMYADFSGYSDMAIGIAKLLGFKTTKNFAFPLFAQNIADYWRKWHISLTSWLTEYVFTPLVIQFRDYDKKGLMLAVFLNFVIVGFWHGANWTFIVYGALQGLYYVPLVVNNQINKKKKLSNTIPTFKEFGNIVYTMILVCFALILFVAPSLRDAFGMYGRIFSLSLFSIPQFIKIKILGLIGVIILIDWINKEQEHGLEISRFKPMVRRSFYVFLIFLIMYYGVFGNGSFIYEQF